One stretch of Caloenas nicobarica isolate bCalNic1 chromosome 2, bCalNic1.hap1, whole genome shotgun sequence DNA includes these proteins:
- the LOC135985992 gene encoding junctional cadherin 5-associated protein-like has protein sequence MFSVEDLLISHGYKLSKNSPYENRYDGYRHDIAGNRSAQRTLNGFEAESRAGAYSKKPLVKTNSSSTESSCGSQGRQAGPGYHHDLQGLSTFHTSEGGVYDRPPLAWSSQPKTDKDLAYWRRRGQDFSVLLGYSQKGGVEMKGLAAAPRGPRHPKEGQLKAGTAAGYVRRSGLQETCEVPGDCRWQNLGMESWNQPKKVGRQMSEGDREKLLQELYSLTLGDNVLGAHKKGKSQSLPRVLSPESMRCVEMPSLTNSKNSLSVTETPSYSPNRLSVEPAKHHGTGGHFVPLVKPKYGRPLKPPSYDLQRHTRAPAETVGFQDHYQKEEPTSYLAKVNEPRQDACVQDSGLEPPVYVPPPSYKSPSHQNVTPHPLSEVPNNTTPASSDQQGPAERVVPCQRPAVNTLEAGGDPCKDNHLPHGKQSHARRPADHLRSVQYIPFDDPRIRHIKIAPPEGLQDNTTYAENACSPSSGALQERNLEVQYNSAFLDASNLSSSAKGERTSDSSIHSNRWLAPSIRDQENCALPDQRDSYSTTNHSSRNEASAEYTRGKLSVRHSHMDSTCETVTKVKKFEPGTGMQSKKSSKKKMNETIFCLVSIPVKSEFNLPDTDRNNNITQSPDKNGFDNNGALQEQSLLSMSSTDLELQALTGSMTNKNELQKQELWRPEEFKQMNDLRFIQPAKHRELKYSGSWPGDHYKDQQTQTSFTEEPKSPQFLHDTKPGQPSSNKPLSPKLLGCTASTIGSKQAGLPSDERSCRQSMCGMKGQMYLSQSSNSAFSRTATSVLQSPSPKAHQSQPTPAQERETGFLPKGDVVKGEAGAPCNSKELFGQFLLKPVSRRPWDAISELESFNKELQEQEESTSSEEDLEGGAASPQAGALTERRASRNDKSNQEPKHGGKLETVVPEVPVFRSGRVKSKSESWSVGMEHGGEPGCVGAGGSWQAGGSSEGVRPADGSLITETRAGEAESRTSKQPVRVGPFKRVLSSSPSSSCPSNPFNNPVLQEMSEDQNYLDFVKLSKGATLTNDTELEGGSVAHLSLTKRNQGRSEPDLRSVGLDVAPGPGANSSDHSSNANAVEIPVNESLEARAARILGIDIAVESLLPDDHVGPHLGTSPASGAQGFESSVGSTVSDKEGKKDSSYEGRRKCGWTESALFVGAGGRSLYPDEHQSTQQEASAKPLVTEQVLEQPASLSQGEDQNLVCKSGVYHSEKRMRSTSKVIETLQGKLASPPSRTAMDRLVRMKEVDSVSRMRRLSIKSADSGEDADEEKLSRVQEERGGKLASSGAVSKRVISLSENGYLGGMDKKKMDRDFSLGKSLLWEIQVGSVSLCNGHDQFAHAHVMLLK, from the coding sequence GGTTTATGACAGGCCTCCATTAGCCTGGTCTTCCCAGCCCAAGACTGATAAAGATCTTGCCTACTGGAGAAGACGAGGACAGGACTTCAGTGTGCTCCTGGGCTATTCCCAGAAAGGTGGTGTGGAAATGAAaggcctggctgcagccccgCGGGGTCCCCGGCACCCCAAGGAGGGCCAGCTGAAGGCGGGGACGGCTGCAGGGTACGTCAGGAGAAGCGGCTTGCAGGAGACCTGCGAAGTGCCTGGTGACTGCAGATGGCAAAATCTGGGAATGGAAAGCTGGAACCAGCCAAAAAAGGTCGGGAGGCAAATGTCCGAGGGTGACAGGGAGAAGCTGCTTCAAGAGCTGTATTCACTGACCCTGGGAGACAACGTGCTTGGCGCccacaaaaagggaaaatcaCAGTCATTGCCGAGGGTCCTTTCGCCCGAGAGCATGAGGTGCGTGGAAATGCCCTCCCTGACCAACAGTAAGAACTCTCTCAGCGTAACTGAAACCCCCTCCTACTCCCCAAACAGACTGAGTGTGGAACCAGCCAAGCACCACGGAACGGGAGGCCATTTTGTTCCCCTGGTGAAACCCAAGTATGGGAGACCTCTCAAGCCTCCGTCCTACGACCTGCAGCGGCACACCAGGGCACCTGCAGAAACCGTGGGTTTCCAGGACCACTACCAGAAAGAGGAACCCACCTCCTACTTAGCCAAAGTTAATGAGCCAAGGCAAGATGCTTGCGTTCAAGACTCTGGTTTGGAGCCCCCAGTCTACGTACCTCCTCCATCTTACAAATCCCCATCTCACCAAAACGTAACCCCGCATCCCCTCAGCGAAGTGCCTAACAACACCACACCTGCCAGCAGCGATCAGCAGGGTCCTGCGGAGCGGGTTGTCCCCTGCCAACGACCAGCCGTGAATACTTTAGAAGCAGGGGGCGACCCTTGCAAAGACAACCATCTTCCTCATGGGAAGCAAAGCCATGCGAGGCGTCCCGCTGACCACCTGCGTTCCGTTCAGTATATTCCCTTTGATGATCCTCGGATACGACATATTAAAATTGCACCACCGGAAGGTCTGCAGGACAACACTACATACGCTGAAAATGCATGTAGTCCCAGTTCTGGTGCTTTGCAAGAGAGAAATCTTGAAGTACAGTACAACAGTGCCTTTTTGGATGCATCAAACTTGTCCAGTTCTGCAAAGGGAGAAAGAACTTCTGACAGCTCCATCCATAGCAACAGATGGTTGGCACCATCCATCCGAGATCAGGAAAATTGTGCCTTGCCGGACCAAAGAGACAGTTATAGCACAACTAATCACAGCTCCCGTAACGAAGCCAGCGCGGAGTACACAAGAGGCAAACTTTCTGTGAGACATTCACATATGGACAGCACCTGTGAGACTGttacaaaagtgaaaaagtttGAACCTGGAACCGGGATGCAGAGCAAAAAgagttcaaagaaaaaaatgaatgaaactaTATTTTGTTTGGTCTCTATCCCAGTTAAATCAGAATTCAATCTGCCAGATACAGATAGGAACAACAACATAACCCAGAGCCCTGATAAGAATGGGTTTGATAACAATGGGGCTTTGCAAGAACAAAGTCTCTTAAGTATGTCTTCAACGGACTTGGAGTTACAAGCGCTTACAGGAAGCATGACCAATAAAAATGAGTTACAAAAACAAGAGCTGTGGAGACCAGAAGAGTTCAAACAAATGAATGACCTCAGATTTATTCAGCCTGCAAAACACAGAGAGCTCAAATACTCTGGCTCCTGGCCAGGTGATCACTACAAAGACCAGCAGACACAGACCAGTTTCACTGAAGAACCTAAAAGCCCACAGTTTCTCCATGATACAAAGCCTGGGCAGCCCAGTAGTAACAAACCACTGTCTCCAAAGCTCCTGGGATGTACAGCATCCACGATCGGGTCAAAACAGGCAGGGCTGCCTTCTGATGAGAGAAGCTGCAGACAGAGCATGTGTGGCATGAAGGGTCAGATGTACCTCAGCCAGTCTAGCAACAGTGCGTTTTCCAGGACTGCCACCTCGGTCCTTCagtccccctccccaaaagccCACCAGAGCCAGCCCACGCCTGCCCAGGAGAGGGAAACCGGCTTTCTTCCCAAGGGAGATGTGGTTAAAGGAGAAGCAGGCGCTCCCTGCAACAGTAAAGAGCTGTTTGGGCAGTTCCTGTTGAAGCCTGTAAGTCGCCGTCCCTGGGATGCAATAAGTGAGCTGGAAAGTTTTAACAAGGAGCTGCaagagcaggaggagagcaCAAGCAGTGAAGAAGATTTGGAGGGTGGTGCGGCTTCTCCACAGGCAGGTGCCCTTACAGAGAGGAGGGCATCCAGAAATGACAAGTCCAACCAAGAGCCAAAACATGGTGGGAAACTGGAAACGGTCGTGCCAGAGGTGCCTGTATTTAGGTCAGGAAGAGTTAAAAGTAAGTCTGAAAGTTGGAGCGTGGGGATGGAGCATGGTGGCGAGCCAGGCTGCGTTGGCGCTGGAGGCtcctggcaggcaggagggagcagtgAAGGAGTCAGGCCAGCAGATGGAAGTCTGATAACAGAAACCAGGGCAGGGGAAGCTGAGAGCAGAACAAGCAAGCAGCCAGTTCGCGTGGGCCCTTTCAAGAGAGTTTTGTCCAGTAGCCCAAGCAGTTCGTGTCCCAGTAATCCTTTCAATAACCCTGTCTTGCAAGAGATGAGCGAAGACCAAAATTACCTAGACTTTGTTAAACTGAGTAAAGGTGCAACTCTCACAAATGATACAGAATTAGAGGGAGGCTCGGTAGCACACTTATCCTTAACAAAGAGGAACCAAGGACGCTCTGAGCCAGATTTGAGGTCAGTGGGACTTGATGTGGCCCCAGGACCTGGTGCTAACAGTTCTGATCACTCTTCAAATGCAAATGCAGTGGAAATCCCTGTGAATGAGTCATTGGAGGCAAGAGCTGCAAGAATTTTAGGTATAGATATAGCAGTGGAGTCTCTCCTTCCGGATGACCATGTTGGACCCCACCTAGGGACCAGCCCTGCAAGTGGTGCCCAGGGCTTTGAGTCATCAGTGGGGAGCACAGTAAGtgacaaagaaggaaaaaaagatagtTCTTATGAAGGCAGACGAAAATGTGGCTGGACAGAGAGCGCTCTCTTTGTTGGAGCAGGAGGCCGATCTCTGTACCCTGATGAACACCAGAGCACTCAGCAGGAAGCCAGTGCTAAACCCCTGGTAACTGAGCAAGTTCTTGAACAACCTGCAAGTCTCAGCCAAGGTGAGGACCAAAACTTGGTTTGCAAGTCAGGTGTGTATCATTCAGAAAAGAGAATGAGAAGCACCTCGAAAGTGATAGAGACACTCCAAGGCAAGCTTGCATCTCCACCCAGCCGGACTGCCATGGATCGCTTAGTGCGAATGAAAGAAGTTGACTCTGTGTCCCGGATGAGACGTCTGAGCATTAAAAGTGCAGACTCGGGAGAGGATGCAGATGAGGAGAAGCTGTCGAGGGTacaagaggaaagaggaggCAAACTGGCAAGCTCAGGGGCTGTTTCCAAGCGTGTTATCTCTCTCAGTGAAAACGGATATTTAGGTGGAATGGACAAGAAGAAGATggacagagatttttctttaggTAAGAGTCTATTATGGGAGATCCAAGTGGGTTCTGTTTCTTTATGTAATGGGCATGATCAGTTTGCTCACGCCCACGTAATGCTGCTCAAATAG